From one Micromonospora siamensis genomic stretch:
- a CDS encoding biliverdin-producing heme oxygenase, whose protein sequence is MPDHGPSTGQRTMLAVLRAGTREQHLAVERVLDLPGRVRDRDDLVIVLTAMLAAWQPLEERLAAAYGWDGSGLDPRLGAAADLLRADLAELGAPLVAEGDGPGVVVPRFDGLAAAVGGRYVLLGSALGGRVIAPVVERRLGLPEGRGTGFFRRVGMDPDADWRAFRAAVDGHPWSPSELAAAVDAAADTFGSVARAAGAVFAVRPTSTRRRAG, encoded by the coding sequence ATGCCTGATCACGGGCCCTCGACGGGTCAGCGGACGATGCTGGCCGTGCTGCGCGCCGGCACCCGCGAGCAGCATCTCGCCGTCGAGCGGGTGCTGGACCTGCCGGGCCGGGTCCGGGACCGCGACGACCTGGTGATCGTGCTCACCGCCATGCTCGCCGCCTGGCAGCCGCTGGAGGAGCGGCTCGCCGCGGCGTACGGGTGGGATGGGTCGGGTCTGGATCCGCGCCTGGGTGCGGCGGCCGACCTGCTCCGCGCGGACCTGGCGGAGCTCGGCGCGCCGCTGGTGGCGGAGGGTGACGGGCCGGGGGTGGTCGTGCCCCGGTTCGACGGGCTCGCGGCGGCCGTGGGCGGGCGGTACGTGCTGCTGGGCAGCGCGCTCGGCGGGCGGGTGATCGCGCCGGTCGTCGAGCGGCGACTCGGGCTGCCCGAGGGGCGGGGGACCGGCTTCTTCCGGCGGGTCGGGATGGACCCGGACGCGGACTGGCGGGCGTTCCGGGCGGCGGTGGACGGTCACCCGTGGTCGCCGTCGGAGCTGGCGGCGGCGGTCGACGCGGCCGCTGACACCTTCGGGTCGGTCGCCCGGGCGGCGGGGGCGGTCTTCGCCGTCCGGCCCACGAGCACCCGCCGGCGCGCCGGCTGA